From a single Desulforhopalus sp. genomic region:
- a CDS encoding DUF945 domain-containing protein, translated as MTAPIFMTNDLIVKFASAAGATEPVDKVSSRYTFVPTLDAVDLLRDAGWFPIKAEQSGTRIQDKEGFQKHSIRFTRNENFEMNPKDERVDLVLYNSHDLGSSFKLIASVWRLVCGNGLMIASDFANFTHRHVGFNQNDFVESADKITAAATVINDQMDYLKGIHLGYDEQIAYAAAAHRLVYEDFGNAPISPEQLLTQRRFADGSNSLWTTFNKVQENIIKGGVKGKVNGEDGPRKVTTRAVKALDRNIKLNQALWVLTEKMAELKSISIAA; from the coding sequence ATGACCGCACCTATTTTTATGACCAATGACCTGATCGTTAAGTTCGCTTCTGCTGCTGGTGCAACTGAGCCTGTAGATAAAGTATCCAGCCGTTACACCTTTGTTCCAACCTTAGATGCGGTTGATCTGCTGCGTGATGCCGGCTGGTTTCCAATCAAGGCAGAGCAGAGCGGCACCCGTATCCAGGATAAGGAAGGATTTCAAAAGCATTCCATTCGCTTTACCCGGAATGAAAACTTCGAAATGAATCCGAAGGATGAGCGGGTTGACCTGGTTCTCTATAATTCTCACGACCTGGGCAGTTCCTTCAAACTGATTGCTTCAGTTTGGCGTTTGGTGTGTGGTAACGGTTTGATGATCGCATCAGATTTTGCCAACTTCACCCATCGGCATGTCGGATTTAACCAAAATGATTTTGTTGAATCAGCTGATAAGATCACCGCTGCTGCTACGGTCATCAACGACCAGATGGATTATCTGAAAGGTATCCACTTAGGCTACGACGAGCAGATCGCCTATGCTGCAGCAGCTCACCGGCTGGTATATGAGGATTTTGGTAACGCTCCTATATCTCCGGAACAGTTGTTGACACAGCGCCGTTTTGCCGATGGCAGCAATAGTCTCTGGACAACGTTCAATAAAGTTCAGGAGAATATCATCAAAGGCGGTGTAAAAGGCAAAGTCAATGGAGAAGATGGCCCTCGAAAAGTCACTACCAGAGCGGTAAAAGCCCTTGATCGCAATATCAAGCTGAACCAGGCTCTTTGGGTCCTGACTGAAAAAATGGCTGAATTGAAATCCATATCGATTGCCGCATAA
- a CDS encoding DUF2786 domain-containing protein, producing the protein MIDQKIINKLQKLLALSASDNENEAALAMKKAEELMREHNLSVADVALDGSGAHVGSAEVCGLTKTSQTWEISMGSFIAQTFNGRAIRTRNSNGWSFIFVAGQTDLIIITDLFERLRSTIKRMSQAYVNSAKGFTRTHGKSLHNSYRLGMIKTISQRLERLKQNTAPTDCRNAFGMTGTALMVIKDKAVDQRVNRLFPRLKSIMSRTCRVDGNAYQQGMTDGNNVSLHQSVNGRSSAPLGLKR; encoded by the coding sequence ATGATAGATCAGAAAATAATCAATAAACTCCAGAAATTACTTGCTCTGTCGGCGAGTGATAACGAAAACGAAGCTGCCCTTGCCATGAAGAAGGCCGAGGAGCTGATGCGTGAACACAATCTGTCCGTTGCTGATGTAGCTCTTGACGGAAGTGGTGCGCATGTAGGTTCTGCAGAAGTATGTGGACTGACCAAGACCTCCCAGACATGGGAAATCTCCATGGGAAGCTTCATTGCCCAAACCTTCAATGGCCGAGCAATCCGTACCAGAAACAGCAACGGTTGGAGTTTCATCTTTGTGGCCGGCCAGACAGATTTGATAATTATCACTGATCTGTTTGAACGACTGCGCTCCACCATTAAGCGAATGAGCCAGGCTTATGTAAACAGTGCAAAGGGTTTTACCAGAACTCACGGTAAATCCCTGCATAACAGCTATCGCCTGGGAATGATTAAAACGATCAGCCAACGATTAGAACGTCTGAAGCAGAACACTGCCCCGACTGATTGTCGTAATGCCTTCGGGATGACCGGTACTGCATTGATGGTGATTAAAGATAAAGCAGTTGACCAGCGAGTTAATCGGCTTTTCCCGCGTTTAAAATCGATAATGTCAAGAACCTGTCGTGTTGATGGCAATGCCTACCAGCAAGGTATGACTGATGGCAATAATGTCAGTCTGCACCAATCTGTAAACGGCAGGTCTTCTGCACCTCTTGGCCTTAAGAGGTAG
- the radC gene encoding DNA repair protein RadC, translating into MKLFIQDEQGQYVTATTPEIIKEGRSRIRSTLKRGTEFIGSSQAAKEAIASKIFSYQHEVFGCLFLDTKNCILAWKELFQGTIDSTTVYPREVIKEALRLNATKVILAHNHPSGNSDPSQQDIELTKKLKEILQIIDIKVLDHIIVGDEITSFADMGIQF; encoded by the coding sequence ATGAAGTTATTTATCCAAGACGAACAAGGACAGTACGTCACTGCGACAACCCCCGAAATCATTAAAGAGGGCCGTAGCCGTATTCGCTCCACACTGAAAAGAGGAACTGAATTTATCGGAAGTTCACAAGCGGCAAAGGAAGCAATAGCCTCAAAAATCTTTTCATACCAACATGAGGTCTTTGGTTGTCTGTTTCTGGACACCAAGAACTGCATCCTGGCCTGGAAGGAATTGTTCCAAGGGACTATTGATTCGACAACAGTTTACCCTCGTGAAGTGATCAAAGAAGCCCTGCGGCTCAATGCGACAAAGGTTATCCTCGCTCACAACCACCCTTCAGGTAATTCTGATCCATCACAACAAGACATTGAATTGACCAAAAAACTGAAAGAAATCTTGCAGATTATAGATATTAAAGTGCTGGACCATATAATCGTCGGCGATGAAATAACATCCTTTGCGGATATGGGTATTCAGTTTTAG